The Paenibacillus sp. MBLB1832 genome has a window encoding:
- a CDS encoding fatty acid desaturase family protein produces MSAATGHKRDYSLTGPERLRAMEKGLASAQWYTSPIPRKRLKELMQRRNGPAIRDTLIWFALLIGTGVLAFYSWGTWWSIPAFFIYGILYASPGDSRWHECGHGTAFKTPWMNEVIYQIASFMVLRPATPWRWSHTRHHTDTFIVGLDPEIAQPRPPVWRIILMEFLHLYGGPKDIKRMILHCFGIVDKEQRTYLPESEFRKTFWESRVYVLIFLSVIGLCLYAGSILPAMFIVLPSFYGVSLMLTFGLVQHLGLHEDVLDHRLNTRTIYMNPVFRFLYWNMNYHIEHHMFPMVPYHALPKLHEELKPDFPKPNRSVWETVKEVMIALIRQGKDPSYTIQRVLPATAQPYKYRPTSEEREVTDTMGRAL; encoded by the coding sequence ATGAGCGCGGCTACAGGCCACAAAAGAGATTATAGTCTAACAGGACCAGAACGACTTCGGGCAATGGAAAAAGGACTTGCATCCGCACAATGGTATACCAGTCCAATACCACGAAAACGGCTAAAAGAGCTCATGCAACGACGTAACGGCCCTGCAATCCGCGATACGTTAATTTGGTTTGCTCTATTAATCGGAACCGGCGTGCTGGCCTTTTATTCCTGGGGTACCTGGTGGTCGATTCCAGCCTTTTTCATCTATGGAATATTGTACGCTTCCCCTGGAGATTCCCGTTGGCATGAGTGCGGTCACGGAACTGCATTCAAAACACCTTGGATGAATGAAGTCATCTATCAAATTGCATCATTTATGGTCTTACGTCCTGCTACCCCTTGGCGCTGGAGCCATACACGTCATCACACGGATACGTTCATCGTTGGACTGGATCCCGAGATCGCACAGCCAAGGCCGCCGGTTTGGCGTATTATACTCATGGAATTTTTACATTTATACGGTGGGCCCAAAGATATTAAACGAATGATTCTACACTGCTTCGGCATTGTCGATAAAGAGCAGCGCACCTATTTACCCGAATCGGAGTTCCGCAAAACATTTTGGGAGTCACGCGTGTATGTGCTCATTTTCTTGTCGGTGATCGGGCTTTGTCTTTATGCTGGGAGCATTTTACCTGCCATGTTCATTGTTTTACCTTCATTTTATGGCGTTTCGCTCATGCTCACTTTTGGCTTAGTCCAGCATCTCGGTTTGCACGAGGATGTGCTTGATCACCGCCTGAACACGCGGACGATCTATATGAATCCCGTGTTCCGATTCCTTTACTGGAATATGAACTACCATATTGAGCATCACATGTTTCCGATGGTACCCTACCATGCGCTTCCGAAGCTCCACGAAGAATTAAAACCGGACTTTCCAAAACCGAACCGCAGTGTGTGGGAAACCGTGAAGGAAGTAATGATTGCCCTAATCCGTCAAGGGAAGGACCCAAGTTACACCATTCAGCGTGTGCTTCCAGCAACCGCGCAACCGTACAAATATAGACCTACAAGTGAGGAACGAGAAGTAACAGACACCATGGGGAGGGCATTATAA
- a CDS encoding MocE family 2Fe-2S type ferredoxin, with protein MLLEGWIYVCEADAIDEEDVIRFDSGSRSFAIYRSEDNDYYATDGFCTHEKVHLAEGLVMGDIIECPKHNGRFNYKTGQAKKTPACEHLTTYPVQVTDDGKVYIQID; from the coding sequence ATGCTGCTAGAAGGATGGATATACGTTTGTGAGGCTGACGCTATTGACGAGGAGGATGTAATTCGCTTCGATTCAGGCAGCCGCTCCTTTGCCATCTATCGATCAGAGGATAATGATTATTATGCAACAGATGGCTTCTGCACACATGAGAAAGTTCATTTGGCAGAAGGCCTCGTTATGGGAGACATCATTGAGTGTCCCAAACATAATGGTCGGTTCAACTATAAAACGGGTCAAGCGAAGAAAACGCCGGCATGCGAGCATCTAACGACTTACCCTGTCCAAGTCACTGACGACGGCAAGGTTTACATCCAAATTGACTAA